One part of the Amaranthus tricolor cultivar Red isolate AtriRed21 chromosome 16, ASM2621246v1, whole genome shotgun sequence genome encodes these proteins:
- the LOC130803313 gene encoding acetylajmalan esterase-like, with translation MSPSILIFLFFILSTLSILSSMATLHDLHHPHPIIIPPKYNRPNKISMFDSIYQFGDSISDTGNLVIENPIGATNFANYPYGQTIHHPTGRCSDGLLMIDFFAQYFNVPLLMPFLNKQARFHQGVNFAVAGSTALDSASLLSKGVFSPVTNSSLSVQLKWFHSYLDSVCSNTTSQSQCEKKMQRSLFLIETGGNDYNYALLQNKTVEEVKMNMVPEVVGAIKKAVIQIINQTHANHIIVPGNFPIGCLPIYLSSFQSKDQTQYDELGCLKGLNGFAKVHNKALQEAIKEIKEEYPRSKVVYGDYYNALSSVLRDAVALGFDGQNVHNACCGAADHPNHFYLMKMCGSEDASVCSNPARYISWDGIHFTQQAYSLMSDYLLHQILPSFLPYLD, from the coding sequence ATGTCTCCTTCAATCTTAATCTTTCTCTTTTTCATCCTTTCAACCCTATCAATCCTGTCATCCATGGCTACTTTGCACGATCTTCATCATCCCCATCCCATAATTATACCCCCTAAATACAACCGcccaaacaaaatttcaatgtTTGATTCAATATACCAATTCGGCGACTCCATTAGCGACACGGGTAATCTCGTCATCGAAAACCCAATTGGGGCTACTAACTTTGCAAACTACCCTTATGGTCAGACCATTCATCATCCTACCGGAAGATGTTCTGATGGtcttttgatgattgatttctTCGCTCAATACTTTAATGTTCCTTTACTTATGCCCTTCCTTAACAAACAAGCCCGATTTCACCAAGGGGTTAACTTCGCCGTCGCTGGATCCACCGCCTTAGACAGTGCTTCTTTGCTTTCGAAGGGGGTTTTCTCACCGGTCACAAACAGTTCTTTGTCTGTTCAGTTAAAGTGGTTCCACTCTTATCTTGATTCTGTCTGTTCTAATACCACATCCCAATCCCAATGCGAGAAAAAGATGCAGAGATCTCTGTTTTTGATCGAAACAGGGGGTAACGACTATAACTACGCTCTCCTACAGAACAAAACAGTTGAAGAAGTAAAGATGAATATGGTTCCTGAAGTAGTGGGTGCAATCAAAAAGGCTGTAATACAAATAATCAATCAAACCCACGCAAATCATATAATAGTCCCTGGAAACTTCCCCATCGGGTGTTTACCGATCTATCTgtcttcttttcaatcaaaaGATCAAACACAATACGATGAACTGGGATGCTTAAAGGGTCTAAATGGGTTCGCAAAGGTTCATAATAAGGCGCTACAAGAAGCAATTAAAGAGATAAAAGAGGAGTATCCAAGAAGTAAAGTGGTGTATGGAGATTACTACAATGCTTTGTCTTCGGTTCTGAGGGATGCAGTTGCACTGGGTTTTGATGGACAGAATGTGCATAATGCATGCTGTGGTGCCGCAGATCATCCAAATCATTTCTATTTGATGAAAATGTGCGGAAGCGAAGACGCATCAGTTTGTTCGAATCCAGCTCGTTATATTAGTTGGGACGGAATTCACTTCACACAACAAGCTTATTCACTCATGTCGGATTACTTGCTGCATCAAATTCTTCCTTCCTTCCTTCCATATTTAGATTAG